One Pseudomonas sp. HOU2 genomic window carries:
- the ccoP gene encoding cytochrome-c oxidase, cbb3-type subunit III, with protein MTTFWSTWICVLTIGSLIGLTWLLIGTRRGETKGSVDQTMGHSFDGIEEYDNPLPQWWFMLFAGTLVFSVGYLILYPGLGNWKGVLPGYEDGWTGVHEWEKEMNKADAKFGPIFAKFAAMPVEEVAKDPQALKMGGRLFASNCSVCHGSDAKGAFGFPNLADKDWRWGGDAETIKTTIMGGRMAAMPAWGEVLGEAGVKNVAAYVRHELAGLPLPADSKADLQAGQQAFSTTCVACHGATGHGTEAMGAPNLTHPAGFIYGTSLTQLEQTIRHGRQGHMPAQNELLGNDKVQLLAAYVYSLSHGLNTEKLMTEDNKQ; from the coding sequence ATGACCACCTTCTGGAGTACGTGGATCTGCGTACTGACCATCGGCAGCCTGATCGGCCTGACCTGGCTGCTGATCGGCACCCGCCGGGGCGAGACCAAGGGCAGCGTCGACCAGACCATGGGCCACAGCTTCGACGGCATCGAGGAGTACGACAACCCGCTGCCGCAGTGGTGGTTCATGCTGTTCGCCGGCACGCTGGTGTTTTCCGTGGGCTATCTGATCCTGTATCCGGGCCTGGGCAACTGGAAAGGCGTCCTGCCCGGCTACGAGGACGGCTGGACCGGCGTGCACGAATGGGAAAAGGAAATGAACAAGGCCGACGCCAAATTCGGGCCGATCTTCGCCAAATTCGCCGCCATGCCGGTGGAAGAAGTGGCGAAGGATCCGCAGGCGCTGAAAATGGGTGGCCGGCTGTTCGCCTCCAACTGCTCGGTGTGCCACGGCTCCGACGCCAAGGGCGCGTTCGGCTTCCCTAACCTGGCCGACAAGGACTGGCGCTGGGGCGGTGACGCCGAAACCATCAAGACCACCATCATGGGTGGGCGGATGGCGGCGATGCCGGCCTGGGGCGAAGTGCTCGGTGAAGCCGGGGTGAAGAACGTCGCGGCGTATGTGCGTCACGAACTGGCCGGCCTGCCACTGCCCGCCGACAGCAAGGCTGACCTGCAAGCCGGACAGCAAGCGTTCAGCACCACCTGCGTAGCCTGTCATGGGGCAACCGGCCACGGCACTGAAGCCATGGGTGCGCCGAATCTGACGCACCCGGCCGGATTTATTTATGGCACGAGTCTGACGCAGCTTGAGCAGACCATCCGCCACGGTCGTCAGGGCCACATGCCGGCGCAGAATGAGTTGTTGGGCAACGATAAAGTGCAATTGCTCGCCGCTTATGTGTACAGCCTGTCGCACGGATTGAATACAGAAAAACTGATGACTGAAGACAACAAGCAATAA
- the ccoN gene encoding cytochrome-c oxidase, cbb3-type subunit I yields the protein MSTAISPTAYNYKVVRQFAIMTVVWGILGMGLGVFIASQLVWPELNFGLPWTSFGRLRPLHTNLVIFAFGGCALFATSYYVVQRTCQTRLISDSLAAFTFWGWQAVIVGAIITLPLGYTTTKEYAELEWPLAILLAIVWVSYGLVFFGTITKRKTKHIYVGNWFYGAFIVVTAMLHIVNHASLPVSFFKSYSAYSGATDAMIQWWYGHNAVGFFLTTGFLGMMYYFVPKQAERPIYSYRLSIVHFWALITLYIWAGPHHLHYTALPDWAQSLGMAMSIILLAPSWGGMINGMMTLSGAWHKLRTDPILRFLVVSLAFYGMSTFEGPMMAIKTVNSLSHYTDWTIGHVHAGALGWVAMISIGAIYHMIPKLFGRAQMHSVGLINAHFWLATIGTVLYIASMWVNGITQGLMWRAINDDGTLTYSFVEALQASHPGYIVRALGGAFFASGMFLMAYNVWRTVRASNAAEAEAAAQIAVVGAH from the coding sequence ATGAGCACAGCAATCAGTCCGACTGCTTATAACTATAAGGTAGTCCGCCAGTTCGCCATCATGACGGTGGTCTGGGGGATCCTTGGCATGGGGCTCGGTGTCTTCATCGCCTCGCAACTGGTCTGGCCGGAGTTGAACTTCGGTCTGCCGTGGACGAGCTTTGGACGCCTGCGCCCGTTGCACACAAACCTGGTGATTTTCGCCTTCGGTGGTTGTGCACTGTTTGCCACTTCCTACTATGTCGTGCAGCGAACCTGCCAGACGCGACTGATCTCCGACAGCCTCGCCGCCTTCACCTTCTGGGGCTGGCAGGCGGTCATCGTCGGCGCAATCATTACCTTGCCGCTGGGTTACACCACCACCAAGGAATACGCCGAACTGGAATGGCCGCTCGCCATTCTGCTGGCCATTGTCTGGGTCTCCTACGGGCTGGTGTTCTTCGGCACCATCACCAAGCGCAAGACCAAGCACATCTATGTCGGTAACTGGTTCTACGGCGCGTTCATCGTCGTGACCGCGATGCTGCACATCGTCAACCACGCCTCCCTGCCGGTGAGTTTCTTCAAGTCCTATTCCGCCTACTCGGGCGCAACCGACGCGATGATCCAGTGGTGGTACGGCCACAACGCCGTGGGCTTCTTCCTGACCACCGGCTTCCTCGGGATGATGTACTACTTCGTGCCGAAACAGGCCGAACGTCCGATCTACTCCTATCGCCTGTCGATCGTGCACTTCTGGGCACTGATCACCCTGTACATCTGGGCCGGCCCGCACCACCTGCACTACACCGCACTGCCGGACTGGGCACAATCGCTGGGCATGGCGATGTCGATCATCCTGCTGGCGCCAAGCTGGGGCGGCATGATCAACGGCATGATGACCCTCTCGGGCGCCTGGCATAAGCTGCGCACCGACCCGATCCTGCGCTTCCTCGTGGTGTCGCTGGCGTTCTACGGCATGTCGACCTTCGAAGGGCCGATGATGGCGATCAAGACCGTCAACTCGCTCTCGCACTACACCGACTGGACCATCGGCCACGTACACGCCGGCGCTCTGGGCTGGGTGGCGATGATCTCGATCGGCGCGATCTACCACATGATCCCGAAACTGTTCGGTCGTGCGCAGATGCACAGTGTCGGCCTGATCAACGCGCACTTCTGGCTCGCAACCATCGGCACCGTGCTGTACATCGCCTCGATGTGGGTCAACGGCATCACTCAGGGCCTGATGTGGCGTGCAATCAACGATGACGGCACCCTTACCTACTCGTTCGTCGAAGCGCTGCAGGCCAGTCACCCGGGCTACATCGTCCGTGCCCTGGGCGGTGCATTCTTCGCCAGCGGCATGTTCCTGATGGCTTACAACGTCTGGCGCACCGTGCGCGCCTCGAACGCGGCGGAAGCCGAAGCCGCCGCCCAGATCG
- a CDS encoding cbb3-type cytochrome c oxidase subunit 3, with the protein MVIEMSSGLIRGLGTVVVFVAFVGLTIWVFNRKRTPEFAEARLLPFADEPQPDITQAPEPRSTRP; encoded by the coding sequence ATGGTCATTGAAATGAGCTCAGGGCTGATTCGCGGCCTCGGCACCGTCGTGGTGTTCGTCGCCTTCGTCGGCCTGACGATCTGGGTGTTCAACCGCAAGCGCACCCCGGAATTCGCCGAAGCGCGCCTGCTGCCGTTTGCCGACGAGCCGCAACCCGACATTACCCAAGCACCTGAACCAAGGAGTACCCGGCCATGA
- a CDS encoding alpha/beta hydrolase: MSDIQCVLTPNLTVAFEQHGPSNGDAVILLHGFPYSPRAYDEIAPVLAAEGYRVIVPYLRGYGPTRFNSPDTLRSGQQAALAQDLLELMDALGIEQATLCGYDWGGRAACIVAALFPERVRGLVTGDGYNVQDIANSTRPLDPETEHRYWYQYYFHTPRGVAGLTQNRQAFCELLWKLWSPTWARNAERYPLSAPAFDNPDFVDVVIHSYRHRFMYAAGDPALQWMEDALIKQPPISVPTISLCGADDGVGPAPESDEDIAHFTGPYERRVLPDVGHNIPEEAPQQTLKALLDLLQH; the protein is encoded by the coding sequence GTGTCTGACATTCAATGCGTATTGACACCGAACCTGACCGTTGCCTTTGAACAGCACGGCCCGTCCAACGGCGACGCAGTCATATTGCTGCATGGCTTCCCCTACTCGCCCCGGGCGTACGACGAAATCGCCCCGGTGCTTGCCGCCGAGGGTTATCGGGTGATCGTGCCGTATCTGCGCGGTTACGGCCCGACCCGTTTCAATAGCCCGGACACGCTGCGTTCTGGCCAGCAAGCAGCCCTCGCCCAGGATTTGCTGGAGTTGATGGATGCACTGGGTATCGAACAAGCCACGCTTTGCGGTTACGACTGGGGCGGTCGGGCAGCTTGCATCGTTGCGGCGTTGTTTCCCGAGCGGGTGCGCGGGTTGGTGACGGGGGATGGTTATAACGTGCAGGACATCGCCAATTCGACCCGGCCACTGGATCCCGAGACCGAGCATCGTTATTGGTACCAGTACTATTTCCACACGCCACGCGGCGTCGCAGGCCTGACGCAAAATCGGCAGGCGTTCTGTGAACTGCTGTGGAAATTGTGGTCACCGACCTGGGCACGTAACGCCGAACGTTATCCGCTGAGCGCTCCGGCCTTCGACAACCCGGACTTCGTTGACGTGGTGATTCATTCTTACCGCCATCGCTTCATGTACGCCGCAGGCGATCCGGCGCTGCAATGGATGGAAGACGCGTTGATCAAACAACCGCCGATCAGCGTGCCGACGATCTCCCTGTGCGGTGCCGATGACGGGGTTGGCCCGGCGCCGGAATCAGATGAAGACATTGCACATTTCACCGGCCCCTACGAAAGGCGCGTGCTGCCCGATGTCGGTCACAACATTCCCGAAGAAGCACCGCAGCAAACCCTCAAGGCATTACTGGATCTGCTCCAGCACTGA
- a CDS encoding type II CAAX endopeptidase family protein: MKALPWLYLALLSLGYGLALSFGQLGWLALISFGLLLVTGFAVRQQQVPVARLLGHAVFIFLALSLALHWLPGFANGRAIAPLRFTDDAVPFAMYLNLDKPLIGFWLLLACPWIVAARSLRLTVFASVLGLTLSAVMALGGALLFGMIAWAPKWPDQAWLWLLNNLLLVTLVEEALFRGYIQGGLSRLFKHLPHGDNLALLLASLIFALAHLGAGWHWVLLAGLAGVGYGLAYRFGGLAAAIATHFGLNLLHFALFTYPMLAG, encoded by the coding sequence ATGAAGGCGTTGCCATGGCTCTATCTGGCACTTCTCAGCCTCGGTTATGGATTGGCGTTGAGTTTCGGCCAACTCGGCTGGCTCGCGCTGATCTCCTTCGGATTGTTGCTGGTGACCGGTTTCGCCGTGCGCCAACAGCAGGTGCCGGTGGCGCGCCTGCTGGGGCATGCCGTGTTCATCTTCCTCGCGCTGTCGCTGGCACTGCACTGGTTGCCGGGATTCGCCAACGGCCGGGCCATCGCCCCGCTGCGTTTCACCGACGACGCTGTGCCGTTCGCGATGTACCTGAATCTGGACAAACCCCTGATCGGCTTCTGGCTGTTGCTCGCCTGCCCGTGGATTGTCGCGGCCCGCTCGCTGCGTCTGACGGTGTTCGCCAGCGTCCTAGGGCTGACGTTGAGCGCCGTAATGGCGCTGGGTGGAGCGCTTCTGTTCGGCATGATTGCCTGGGCGCCGAAGTGGCCCGATCAGGCGTGGCTGTGGCTGCTGAACAATCTGCTGCTGGTGACGCTGGTCGAGGAGGCGCTGTTTCGTGGCTATATACAGGGCGGCTTGAGCCGGCTGTTCAAGCATCTGCCCCACGGCGACAACCTCGCGCTGCTGCTGGCGTCGCTGATCTTTGCCCTGGCGCATCTGGGCGCTGGATGGCATTGGGTGTTGCTGGCGGGTCTGGCGGGGGTCGGCTATGGTCTGGCCTACCGTTTCGGCGGGCTGGCGGCGGCGATCGCCACGCACTTCGGGCTGAACCTGCTGCATTTTGCGCTGTTCACCTATCCGATGCTGGCCGGTTGA
- the inhA gene encoding isonitrile hydratase translates to MTLQIGFLLFPQVQQLDLTGPYDVLASLPDVQVHLIWKDLVPVTASTGLLLKPTTTFEDCPNLDVICVPGGAGVGPLMEDEQTLGFIKRQAAQAKYVTSVCTGSLVLGAAGLLRGKRATTHWAYHELLPKLGAIAVQDRVVRDGNLFTGGGITAGIDFALVLAAELVGAEAAQLIQLQLEYAPAPPFNSGSPDTAPSAIVDEARLRAAPSLKLRSEITERAAAKLNLH, encoded by the coding sequence ATGACGTTGCAGATCGGTTTTCTGTTGTTTCCGCAGGTGCAGCAACTCGACCTGACCGGTCCCTATGACGTGCTGGCCTCGCTGCCCGACGTGCAGGTGCATCTGATCTGGAAAGATCTGGTGCCGGTCACCGCCAGCACCGGCCTGCTGCTGAAACCGACCACCACCTTCGAGGACTGCCCGAATCTGGATGTGATCTGCGTGCCCGGCGGCGCCGGGGTCGGGCCGCTGATGGAAGATGAGCAGACGCTGGGGTTCATCAAGCGTCAGGCGGCGCAGGCCAAATACGTGACGTCGGTTTGTACCGGCTCGCTGGTGCTTGGTGCAGCCGGACTGCTTCGCGGCAAACGCGCCACCACCCACTGGGCCTATCACGAACTGCTGCCAAAACTCGGCGCAATTGCGGTGCAGGATCGGGTGGTGCGCGACGGCAATCTGTTTACCGGTGGCGGGATCACCGCCGGGATCGATTTTGCGCTGGTGCTGGCCGCCGAACTGGTGGGGGCCGAGGCGGCGCAGTTGATTCAGTTGCAACTGGAATATGCGCCGGCGCCGCCGTTCAATTCGGGCAGCCCTGATACGGCACCGAGCGCGATTGTCGACGAGGCCCGCCTGCGTGCTGCGCCGTCGCTGAAACTGCGCTCGGAGATCACCGAACGCGCAGCCGCGAAACTCAACCTGCACTGA
- a CDS encoding PAS domain-containing methyl-accepting chemotaxis protein: MRNNQPITQRERTFPAQQRLISTTDAKGVITYCNDAFVEISGFSREELIRAPHNLVRHPDVPAAVFSHMWGTLKQGLPWMGIVKNRCKSGDHYWVNAYVTPVFDGNQVVGYESVRIKPTAEQIRRAEALYQRINQGKSAIPSSDKWLPVLQDWLPFILVSQLSFVIGATLNSHWGFALAAGLSVPLGLMGLQWQQRGLKRLLRLAEQTTSDPLIAQMYTDSRGAQARLEMSILSQEARLKTCLTRLQDTAEHLTDQAKQSDALAHNSSSGLERQRVETEQVATAVNQMAATTQEVASHVQRTADATQEANRLTGRGRDIAGETREAIQRLSVVVGETGLTVTQLAKDSDEIGGVVDVIKGIADQTNLLALNAAIEAARAGEMGRGFAVVADEVRQLAQRTSESTGQIHALIAKLQQTASSAVQTMEAGHRQAEEGVARVLEADQALVGISEAVANITDMTTQIAAATEEQSAVAEEISRNISNISELADQTSEQAHNSALLSEELTKTANTQYSLVERFNR, encoded by the coding sequence ATGCGTAACAACCAGCCCATTACACAACGCGAACGGACTTTCCCGGCTCAGCAGCGGTTGATTTCCACAACCGACGCCAAAGGCGTGATCACCTACTGCAACGACGCTTTCGTCGAAATCAGCGGGTTTTCGCGTGAAGAGCTGATCCGTGCGCCGCACAACCTGGTTCGTCACCCCGACGTGCCGGCTGCGGTGTTTTCGCACATGTGGGGCACATTGAAACAAGGCTTGCCATGGATGGGCATTGTCAAGAATCGCTGCAAATCCGGTGACCACTACTGGGTGAACGCCTACGTGACACCGGTGTTCGACGGCAATCAGGTGGTCGGTTACGAGTCGGTGCGGATCAAACCCACCGCCGAACAGATCCGCCGTGCCGAAGCGCTCTACCAACGCATCAACCAAGGCAAGTCGGCAATTCCTTCCAGCGACAAATGGCTGCCGGTGCTGCAGGACTGGCTGCCGTTCATTCTGGTCAGCCAGTTGAGCTTCGTGATCGGCGCGACCCTGAACTCGCACTGGGGCTTTGCCCTCGCTGCCGGCCTGTCGGTACCGCTGGGCCTGATGGGCCTGCAATGGCAGCAACGTGGGCTCAAACGCCTGCTGCGTCTGGCCGAGCAGACCACTTCCGACCCGCTGATCGCGCAGATGTACACCGACAGCCGTGGCGCGCAGGCGCGTCTGGAAATGTCGATCCTCAGCCAGGAAGCGCGCCTGAAAACCTGCCTGACCCGCCTGCAGGACACCGCCGAACACCTGACCGATCAGGCCAAACAGTCCGACGCCCTGGCGCACAACAGCTCCAGCGGTCTGGAACGTCAGCGTGTGGAAACCGAACAGGTCGCCACCGCCGTCAACCAGATGGCCGCCACCACCCAGGAAGTGGCCAGCCACGTCCAGCGCACCGCTGACGCCACCCAGGAAGCCAATCGCCTGACCGGTCGTGGCCGAGATATCGCCGGGGAAACCCGCGAAGCCATTCAGCGCCTGTCGGTGGTGGTCGGTGAAACCGGCCTGACCGTCACCCAACTGGCCAAGGACAGCGACGAAATCGGCGGCGTGGTCGACGTGATCAAAGGCATCGCCGACCAGACCAACCTGCTCGCCCTCAACGCCGCCATCGAAGCGGCACGTGCCGGCGAGATGGGCCGTGGTTTTGCCGTGGTCGCCGACGAAGTCCGTCAACTGGCGCAACGCACCAGCGAGTCTACCGGCCAGATCCACGCTCTGATCGCCAAGCTGCAGCAGACCGCGTCCAGCGCCGTGCAAACCATGGAAGCCGGGCATCGCCAGGCGGAAGAAGGTGTGGCGCGAGTGCTGGAGGCGGATCAGGCACTGGTGGGCATCAGCGAAGCGGTGGCCAATATTACCGACATGACCACGCAGATCGCCGCCGCCACCGAAGAGCAAAGTGCGGTGGCTGAGGAAATCAGCCGCAACATCAGCAACATTTCGGAACTGGCGGACCAGACGTCCGAGCAAGCGCATAACTCGGCATTGCTGAGTGAAGAGCTGACCAAGACGGCGAATACGCAGTATTCGTTGGTGGAGCGGTTTAACCGCTAA
- a CDS encoding alpha/beta family hydrolase — translation MDKQHKASIDGDQWAQCVRDRGWLWDAASGEASATLILAHGAGAPMDSDWMNDMAGRLAALGVNVLRFEFPYMAQRRIDGGKRPPNPAPKLLQCWREVFAEVRRHVAGILAIGGKSMGGRMASLLADELGADALVCLGYPFYAVGKPEKPRVEHLASLRTRTLIVQGERDALGNRDAVEAYDLSPSIEVFWLASGDHDLKPLKVSGFTHEQHLASAAEKVAGFLR, via the coding sequence ATGGACAAACAGCACAAGGCCAGTATTGACGGGGATCAATGGGCGCAGTGCGTGCGGGATCGTGGGTGGCTTTGGGACGCCGCGTCGGGCGAGGCTTCGGCGACCCTGATCCTGGCGCATGGTGCGGGGGCGCCGATGGACAGCGACTGGATGAACGATATGGCTGGGCGCCTTGCTGCACTTGGGGTGAATGTGTTGCGGTTTGAGTTTCCTTATATGGCGCAGCGGCGTATCGACGGTGGCAAGCGTCCGCCTAATCCGGCGCCGAAACTGCTTCAGTGTTGGCGTGAAGTGTTCGCTGAAGTGCGACGTCATGTCGCTGGGATTTTGGCCATCGGTGGTAAGTCCATGGGCGGGCGGATGGCCAGTCTTTTGGCTGACGAATTGGGCGCCGATGCGCTTGTCTGTCTTGGATATCCGTTTTATGCGGTGGGGAAACCTGAGAAACCGCGGGTTGAGCATTTGGCTTCTCTGCGGACTCGGACGTTGATTGTTCAGGGGGAGCGGGATGCGCTTGGCAATCGGGACGCTGTCGAGGCTTACGATCTATCGCCGAGTATTGAGGTGTTTTGGCTGGCCTCTGGGGATCATGATTTGAAGCCGCTGAAGGTTTCCGGGTTTACGCATGAGCAGCATTTGGCGTCGGCTGCGGAGAAGGTTGCCGGGTTTCTTCGGTGA
- a CDS encoding GlxA family transcriptional regulator: protein MPKTIHVLAFANVQILDVTGPLQVFASANDIARQRGLPVPYAPSVITREGGAVMSSAGLAVLAEPLPQQASDTLIIAGGWGIYLAAEDVPLVDWVREHAAKCRRVASVCTGAFLLAASGWLDGRRVVTHWTRCEQLAQQHPKLQVEANPIFINDGPVWTSAGVTAGIDLALAMVEEDLGRDIALDVARHLVVFLKRPGGQSQFSVTLALQNQGNRFDELHAWIAENLTCDLGVPTLAEQAGMSERSFIRHYRADTGQTPARAIELIRVETARRLLSDTGLPVKRIAANCGFGSEETLRRSFLRAIGVTPQAYRERFSVSAGADPVMP, encoded by the coding sequence ATGCCGAAAACCATTCACGTACTCGCGTTTGCCAACGTACAAATCCTCGACGTTACCGGGCCGCTGCAAGTGTTTGCCTCGGCCAACGACATCGCCCGTCAGCGCGGCTTGCCCGTGCCTTATGCGCCTTCGGTGATTACCCGCGAGGGCGGGGCGGTGATGTCGTCCGCCGGGCTGGCGGTACTGGCCGAACCGTTGCCACAGCAGGCCAGCGATACCTTGATCATCGCCGGTGGCTGGGGCATTTACCTGGCGGCGGAAGATGTGCCGCTGGTGGATTGGGTGCGCGAGCATGCGGCGAAATGTCGACGCGTGGCCTCGGTCTGCACCGGCGCCTTCTTGTTGGCCGCCAGTGGCTGGCTCGACGGTCGCCGCGTGGTCACCCACTGGACACGCTGCGAGCAACTGGCGCAGCAGCACCCGAAGTTGCAGGTCGAAGCCAACCCGATCTTCATCAACGACGGCCCGGTCTGGACCTCGGCCGGCGTGACCGCCGGCATCGATCTGGCATTGGCGATGGTCGAGGAAGACCTGGGCCGCGACATCGCCCTCGACGTCGCCCGGCATCTGGTGGTGTTCCTCAAACGCCCCGGCGGGCAATCGCAATTCAGCGTGACCCTGGCCCTGCAGAATCAGGGCAATCGCTTTGATGAACTGCACGCCTGGATCGCCGAAAACCTCACCTGCGACCTCGGCGTCCCGACCTTGGCCGAACAGGCCGGCATGAGCGAACGCAGCTTCATCCGCCACTACCGCGCCGACACCGGCCAGACCCCGGCCCGCGCCATCGAGCTGATCCGCGTCGAAACCGCGCGGCGTCTGCTCAGTGATACCGGGTTGCCGGTGAAACGGATTGCGGCCAACTGCGGGTTTGGCAGTGAAGAGACGTTGCGCCGCAGTTTTTTGCGCGCGATCGGGGTGACGCCGCAGGCGTATCGGGAGCGGTTTTCGGTCAGTGCTGGAGCAGATCCAGTAATGCCTTGA
- the ccoO gene encoding cytochrome-c oxidase, cbb3-type subunit II: MKHETIEKNVGLLMLLMVFAVSIGGLTQIVPLFFQDVTNKPVEGMKPYTALQLEGRDIYIREGCVGCHSQMIRPFRAETERYGHYSVAGESVWDHPFLWGSKRTGPDLARVGARYSDDWHRAHLYNPRNVVPESKMPAYPWLVTQAVDSSHTETKLKTMRTLGVPYTDDDISGAVASLKGKTEMDALVSYLQVLGTAIKSKR, from the coding sequence ATGAAACACGAAACGATTGAAAAGAACGTCGGCCTGCTGATGCTGCTGATGGTGTTCGCCGTGAGCATCGGCGGCCTGACCCAGATCGTCCCGCTGTTCTTCCAGGACGTCACCAACAAACCGGTGGAAGGCATGAAGCCTTACACCGCGCTGCAACTGGAAGGCCGCGACATCTACATCCGCGAAGGCTGCGTCGGTTGCCACTCGCAGATGATCCGTCCGTTCCGCGCCGAAACCGAACGTTACGGGCACTACTCGGTGGCCGGCGAGAGCGTGTGGGATCACCCGTTCCTCTGGGGCTCGAAGCGTACCGGGCCGGACCTGGCACGGGTCGGCGCGCGTTACTCGGACGACTGGCACCGCGCGCACCTGTACAACCCGCGCAACGTGGTGCCTGAATCGAAAATGCCGGCCTACCCGTGGCTGGTGACGCAAGCGGTCGACAGCAGCCACACCGAAACCAAGCTCAAGACCATGCGCACCCTCGGCGTGCCGTACACCGACGATGACATCAGCGGCGCGGTCGCCAGCCTCAAGGGCAAGACCGAAATGGACGCCCTCGTCTCCTACCTGCAAGTGCTCGGCACTGCGATCAAGAGCAAGAGGTGA
- the ccoN gene encoding cytochrome-c oxidase, cbb3-type subunit I, whose protein sequence is MNTSISTAYNYKVVRQFAIMTVVWGIVGMGLGVFLAAQLVWPELNFNLPWTSFGRLRPLHTNAVIFAFGGCALFASSFYSVQRTCQTQLFAPKIAAFCFWGWQLVILLAAISLPLGYTSSKEYAELEWPIDILITIVWVAYAIVFFGTIMQRKTKHIYVGNWFFGAFIITVAILHIVNNLELPVSLTKSYSVYAGATDAMVQWWYGHNAVGFFLTAGFLGMMYYFVPKQAERPVYSYRLSIVHFWALITLYIWAGPHHLHYTALPDWAQSLGMVMSLILLAPSWGGMINGMMTLSGAWHKLRSDPILRFLVVSLAFYGMSTFEGPMMAIKTVNALSHYTDWTIGHVHAGALGWVAMISIGALYHMIPKVFGKEQMHSIGLINAHFWLATIGTVLYIASMWVNGIAQGLMWRAVNEDGTLTYSFVETLVASHPGFIVRLVGGAIFLSGMLLMAYNTWRTVRASQPADVVAAAQMA, encoded by the coding sequence ATGAACACTTCTATCAGTACCGCCTACAACTACAAGGTGGTCCGCCAATTCGCCATTATGACGGTGGTGTGGGGCATCGTCGGCATGGGGCTCGGGGTTTTTCTCGCGGCCCAATTGGTCTGGCCGGAACTCAACTTCAATTTGCCCTGGACCAGTTTCGGCCGTCTGCGCCCGCTGCACACCAACGCGGTGATCTTCGCCTTCGGTGGCTGCGCGCTGTTCGCCAGTTCGTTCTACTCCGTACAACGCACCTGCCAGACGCAATTGTTTGCGCCGAAAATCGCCGCGTTCTGCTTCTGGGGCTGGCAACTGGTGATCCTGCTGGCAGCGATCAGCCTGCCACTGGGTTACACCAGCTCCAAGGAATACGCCGAACTGGAATGGCCGATCGACATCCTGATCACCATCGTCTGGGTCGCCTACGCCATCGTGTTCTTCGGCACGATCATGCAGCGCAAGACCAAGCACATCTACGTCGGCAACTGGTTCTTCGGCGCGTTCATCATCACCGTGGCGATTCTGCACATCGTCAACAACCTTGAGTTGCCGGTGAGCCTGACCAAATCCTACTCGGTGTATGCCGGTGCAACCGACGCGATGGTGCAATGGTGGTACGGCCACAACGCCGTAGGCTTTTTCCTCACCGCCGGGTTCCTCGGGATGATGTACTACTTCGTGCCGAAACAGGCCGAACGTCCGGTGTATTCGTATCGCCTGTCGATCGTGCACTTCTGGGCGCTGATCACCCTGTACATCTGGGCCGGCCCGCATCACCTGCACTACACCGCACTGCCGGACTGGGCGCAGTCGCTGGGCATGGTGATGTCGCTGATTCTGCTGGCACCGAGTTGGGGCGGCATGATCAACGGCATGATGACCCTGTCGGGCGCCTGGCATAAGTTGCGCAGCGACCCGATCCTGCGCTTCCTCGTGGTCTCGCTGGCGTTTTACGGCATGTCGACCTTCGAAGGTCCGATGATGGCGATCAAGACGGTCAACGCCCTCTCCCACTACACCGACTGGACCATCGGTCACGTTCACGCCGGCGCGCTCGGCTGGGTGGCGATGATTTCCATCGGCGCGCTGTACCACATGATCCCGAAAGTCTTCGGCAAAGAGCAGATGCACAGCATCGGCCTGATCAACGCGCATTTCTGGCTCGCGACCATCGGCACCGTGCTCTACATCGCCTCGATGTGGGTCAACGGCATCGCCCAGGGCCTGATGTGGCGCGCAGTCAACGAGGACGGCACGCTGACCTACTCCTTCGTCGAAACCCTGGTGGCCAGCCACCCAGGCTTCATCGTGCGTCTGGTGGGTGGGGCGATCTTCCTCAGCGGCATGTTGCTGATGGCTTACAACACTTGGCGCACCGTGCGGGCCTCGCAGCCTGCTGACGTCGTTGCTGCCGCGCAGATGGCCTGA